The Babylonia areolata isolate BAREFJ2019XMU chromosome 32, ASM4173473v1, whole genome shotgun sequence genome window below encodes:
- the LOC143276561 gene encoding serine hydrolase RBBP9-like isoform X1: MHAFTVHTSDEKMAEKTQAKIVIAPGNGASEVKRCNWYGWLEKKLTSAGVTCILRNFPDPIKARESVWLPFMEKELLCDSDTIIVGHSSGAEAAMRYAETHKVKGIVLVSACVTDLGEESERISGYYNRPWQWGAMKDNAQFTAQFGSTDDPFIPWEEQQQVAEGLKTELFKFDDRGHFMNSTFPELLSYLMSVVSK; the protein is encoded by the exons ATGCATGCCTTCACGGTGCACACAAG tgatgaaAAGATGGCCGAAAAGACACAAGCCAAAATTGTCATCGCTCCCGGCAACGGAGCTTCAGAAGTGAAAAGATGTAACTGGTATGGCTGGCTTGAAAAGAAACTGACCAGTGCAG gaGTGACTTGTATCCTGCGTAATTTCCCTGACCCGATCAAGGCCCGTGAATCTGTCTGGCTTCCCTTCATGGAGAAAGAGctgttgtgtgacagtgacacCATCATCGTAGGTCATAGTTCAGGGGCCGAGGCCGCCATGAGATATGCGGAGACTCATaag GTGAAAGGAATTGTGCTGGTCTCGGCCTGTGTCACTGACCTCGGTGAGGAAAGTGAGCGCATCAGCGGATACTACAACCGTCCCTGGCAGTGGGGTGCCATGAAAGACAACGCTCAGTTCACAGCGCAGTTCGGATCCACTGACGATCCCTTCatcccctgggaagagcagcagcAGGTGGCGGAGGGCCTGAAAACTGAATTGTTCAAGTTTGACGACCGAGGGCATTTCATGAACAGCACTTTCCCTGAGTTGTTGTCGTACTTGATGTCTGTTGTTTCCAAGTAA
- the LOC143276561 gene encoding serine hydrolase RBBP9-like isoform X2, which translates to MAEKTQAKIVIAPGNGASEVKRCNWYGWLEKKLTSAGVTCILRNFPDPIKARESVWLPFMEKELLCDSDTIIVGHSSGAEAAMRYAETHKVKGIVLVSACVTDLGEESERISGYYNRPWQWGAMKDNAQFTAQFGSTDDPFIPWEEQQQVAEGLKTELFKFDDRGHFMNSTFPELLSYLMSVVSK; encoded by the exons ATGGCCGAAAAGACACAAGCCAAAATTGTCATCGCTCCCGGCAACGGAGCTTCAGAAGTGAAAAGATGTAACTGGTATGGCTGGCTTGAAAAGAAACTGACCAGTGCAG gaGTGACTTGTATCCTGCGTAATTTCCCTGACCCGATCAAGGCCCGTGAATCTGTCTGGCTTCCCTTCATGGAGAAAGAGctgttgtgtgacagtgacacCATCATCGTAGGTCATAGTTCAGGGGCCGAGGCCGCCATGAGATATGCGGAGACTCATaag GTGAAAGGAATTGTGCTGGTCTCGGCCTGTGTCACTGACCTCGGTGAGGAAAGTGAGCGCATCAGCGGATACTACAACCGTCCCTGGCAGTGGGGTGCCATGAAAGACAACGCTCAGTTCACAGCGCAGTTCGGATCCACTGACGATCCCTTCatcccctgggaagagcagcagcAGGTGGCGGAGGGCCTGAAAACTGAATTGTTCAAGTTTGACGACCGAGGGCATTTCATGAACAGCACTTTCCCTGAGTTGTTGTCGTACTTGATGTCTGTTGTTTCCAAGTAA
- the LOC143276560 gene encoding enhancer of polycomb homolog 1-like: MSKVSFRARALDVYKPMPVYRYEEIPDLRDFDKINRAVVQMPTGMEKEEETETHLQKALTAQQFYGTAEVRAIPIPDVRCVDERYEKLYLADYKTTKQYIHIQALGMEQEIPDYDLDSEDESWLQEQSKKMEISNIKFEEMMDRLEKGSGQQVVTLPEAKLLLKEDDDLIISVYDYWLNKRLRLEMPLISQVKSEKRDGTTTNNPYVAFRRRTEKMQTRKNRKNDEVSYERMLKLKRDMVKASTLTEFLKRREKSKKEILQLTLEILEKRYQMADYSGNMLAEAEAERAKMPLFVPPYMFNSHGLTVPTMNGEEVAPVRKKRQYRRRQKQGQQPVHPHAAAAAMATSATFSGEVDILRHALDSSEDDFLSPTLSPSEHEDENDPDGPFAFKRRKTCNYYAPLLSRHGNWPWCDPKEGGKGDKRHRFSLTTLPGGRCVGYARRRVGRGGRVILDRGYTPWDDGLDRLDLVSGQSYRGQLGDYITYIREKNIPYYKPQSPPPPEEDWEDITHSSLLSKSSSSSLLSKSSSSSTSSMAVKSDFNVESFHCHRQQLLAMHRKQEWRQSHHHCPSPSPSSSGVNGHSHSQQQSASGSVNGHGQQQSASGSVNGQRHRQSFCSQPTSRFTLDSASAQFAVTAVIDSAHLDPKGGKEEGGEGSGEGAGQPGKVKVVSDHCGALSSSSSSTSSAPSSSCELPVSFSSHPPLAAVKTVAVSSACGVQSQNSVMTSSSSSSLSVTSLLSLSSQSCRAVQLQPGSCVVRPNGPLVTSAVPSGWVPGKNSASILQLPVPMTTAAVLRAVVPASPSPSSSSSSSCSSLPTSTPVAVCAASAIMAGKTLTGSKMVAAGVTGSGMCNRPSSSAISILKTSHEEGGSSVHIFTKDTPVPMDVS, translated from the exons ATGAGTAAAGTGTCGTTTCGAGCCAGGGCTTTGGACGTTTACAAGCCCATGCCCGTATATCGATATGAGGAGATTCCAGACTTGCGCGATTTTGATAAAATTAATCGCGCAGTGGTCCAGATGCCGACTGGaatggaaaaagaagaggaaacg GAGACCCATCTGCAGAAGGCTCTGACAGCCCAGCAGTTCTATGGCACGGCGGAAGTGCGCGCCATCCCCATCCCTGACGTGCGGTGTGTGGACGAGCGCTATGAAAAGCTGTACTTGGCTGACTACAAGACCACCAAGCAGTACATCCACATCCAGG CCCTGGGCATGGAGCAGGAGATTCCAGACTACGACCTGGACTCAGAGGATGAGAGCTGGCTTCAGGAGCAGTCCAAGAAGATGGAGATCAGCAACATCAAGTTTGAAGAAATGATGGACCGTCTGGAGAAAGGCTCAGGGCAGCAG gtGGTGACTCTGCCTGAAGCCAAGCTGTTGCTGAAGGAAGATGATGATCTGATCATTTCTGTTTACGATTACTGGCTCAACAAGCGACTTCGGCTG GAGATGCCGTTGATATCCCAAGTGAAGTCTGAAAAGCGAGACggaaccaccaccaacaatccaTATGTCGCCTTTCGCAGACGGACTGAAAAGATGCAGACTAGAAAG AACCGCAAGAACGATGAGGTGTCCTACGAGAGAATGCTGAAGCTGAAAAGAGACATGGTCAAAGCCAG tacgctGACAGAGTTTCTGAAGAGAcgagaaaaaagcaaaaaggaaATTCTTCAGCTGACCCTGGAGATCTTGGAGAAGAG gTACCAGATGGCTGACTACAGCGGCAACATGCTAGCGGAGGCAGAAGCAGAGCGAGCGAAGATGCCGCTATTCGTCCCCCCCTACATGTTCAACAGTCATGGACTGACAGTGCCCACAATGAATGGG GAGGAGGTGGCACCAGTGCGGAAGAAGCGTCAGTACCGTCGCCGGCAGAAACAGGGGCAGCAACCTGTGCATCCTCATGCTGCAGCCGCGGCCATGGCCACCTCGGCTACCTTCTCTGGGGAGGTGGACATCCTGCGTCATGCCCTGGACAGCTCTGAGGATGACTTCCTGTCACCG ACTCTGTCACCTTCAGAGCACGAGGATGAAAATGATCCTGATGGCCCATTCGCCTTCAAGAGACGGAAGACCTGCAACTATTACGCA CCTTTGCTCAGTCGGCATGGCAACTGGCCATGGTGTGACCCCAAGGAAGGAGGCAAGGGGGATAAGCGTCATCGCTTTTCCCTCACCACACTTCCGGGTGGCCGCTGTGTTGGCTATGCTCGCCGACGAGTTGGCCGCGGGGGCAG AGTGATACTGGACCGTGGCTACACACCATGGGACGATGGCCTTGACCGGCTGGACTTGGTGTCTGGTCAGTCGTACCGTGGTCAGCTGGGGGACTACATCACGTACATCAGGGAAAAGAACAT CCCGTACTACAAACCTCAGAGCCCTCCCCCACCAGAAGAGGACTGGGAAGACATCACCCATTCCTCCTTGTTGTCCaaatcctcctcatcctccctgTTGTCCaaatcctcatcctcctccacctcctcaatGGCTGTGAAGTCAGACTTCAACGTGGAGAGCTTCCACTGCCACCGTCAGCAGCTGCTGGCCATGCACAGAAAGCAGGAGTGGCGCCAGTCGCACCAccactgtccctccccctccccctcctccagcgGTGTTAAtggccacagccacagccagcagCAGTCAGCCAGTGGTAGTGTTAACGGCCACGGCCAGCAGCAGTCAGCCAGCGGCAGTGTTAACGGCCAGCGTCATCGCCAGTCGTTCTGCTCCCAGCCCACGTCTCGCTTCACACTGGACAGCGCCAGTGCCCAGTTTGCCGTCACAGCTGTCATTGACTCTGCCCACCTGGACCCCaagggtgggaaggaggagggtggtgaggggagtggggagggtgcgGGTCAGCCGGGGAAAGTGAAGGTGGTGTCTGATCATTGTGGTgctttgtcatcgtcatcgtcgtcaacgTCATCTGCACCATCATCGTCATGTGAGTTGCCAGTCAGTTTTTCGTCGCATCCGCCGCTGGCAGCTGTGAAGACTGTGGCTGTGTCCTCAGCTTGTGGTGTGCAATCCCAAAACTCTGTCatgacatcatcgtcgtcgtcatcgctgtCAGTGACTTCGTTGCTGTCATTGTCGTCACAGTCTTGTCGAGCGGTACAGCTGCAGCCTGGGAGTTGTGTTGTGAGGCCCAACGGACCCCTGGTCACTTCTGCTGTTCCGTCAGGCTGGGTTCCAG GCAAGAACTCTGCATCCATTCTGCAGCTTCCGGTTCCCATGACGACGGCAGCAGTGTTGAGGGCCGTGGTGCCGgctagcccctccccctcctcctcttcctcctcctcctgcagctctctccccacctccacccctgtaGCAGTGTGTGCAGCGTCGGCCATCATGGCCGGCAAAACGCTGACCGGCAGCAAGATGGTTGCTGCAGGGGTCACGGGGTCGGGCATGTGCAATAGACCCTCATCGTCTGCTATCAGCATTCTCAA GACTAGCCACGAGGAGGGTGGCAGCTCTGTACATATCTTCACCAAAGACACGCCTGTTCCCATGGATGTTTCCTGA